In a single window of the Bacillus carboniphilus genome:
- a CDS encoding nuclease-related domain-containing protein codes for MMIIFVKKRPFPVRTMIEERLSKRLLPRHPLQQTLAFEISKGKAGYKGEKNVDYYLDFLPGDKFRIIPDLRLQRKKYFYQIDSLLICQYFLLPLEIKNVRGILRFDRNLDQLIQVYKGEKKRITNPIHQAKRHRTQLRQWLTLHQFPLIPIEYFFVNSNDETIIEIPDDLTEVIKKICNSEVLLEKIYKLEREYVEPKLTNKELNKLTKQLLKEDTPLEFNVKKYYSYNELDLIKGVFCPACSTTIMDWKNRAWECPDCHLRSHTAHIDALLDHYYLISPFITNLQCREFLRLESSDTVRHHLITLGLEKQGSNRNRTYNLASLINQYNKFGLHR; via the coding sequence ATGATGATAATTTTTGTTAAAAAACGCCCATTTCCAGTTAGAACCATGATTGAAGAAAGGTTAAGTAAAAGGTTATTGCCAAGGCATCCTCTTCAACAAACATTGGCCTTTGAAATATCTAAAGGAAAGGCCGGCTACAAAGGAGAGAAGAACGTTGATTATTACTTAGATTTTTTACCAGGAGACAAGTTTAGAATTATTCCGGATTTAAGGTTGCAAAGGAAAAAATATTTTTATCAAATTGATTCACTTTTGATATGTCAATATTTTCTTCTTCCTTTAGAAATAAAAAATGTCAGGGGCATATTAAGGTTTGATAGAAATCTTGATCAGCTAATTCAAGTATACAAAGGTGAGAAAAAAAGAATAACGAACCCCATACATCAAGCAAAACGTCATCGCACTCAACTTCGCCAGTGGCTAACACTTCATCAATTCCCTCTTATCCCTATTGAATATTTTTTCGTAAATAGTAATGATGAAACTATCATTGAAATCCCAGATGATCTTACTGAAGTGATTAAAAAAATATGCAACTCTGAAGTATTGCTTGAGAAAATATATAAATTAGAACGGGAATATGTAGAGCCCAAATTAACCAATAAAGAATTGAATAAACTAACTAAACAGCTACTAAAAGAAGATACTCCACTAGAATTCAATGTAAAGAAGTACTATTCCTATAACGAATTAGACTTAATTAAAGGGGTATTCTGCCCTGCCTGTTCTACAACAATTATGGATTGGAAAAATAGAGCTTGGGAATGCCCCGATTGTCACCTTCGCTCTCATACTGCACATATAGATGCCCTCCTGGATCACTACTATCTTATTTCACCATTTATTACTAATCTGCAATGCCGTGAATTTTTAAGACTTGAATCTAGTGATACTGTAAGACATCATTTAATTACTTTAGGTTTAGAGAAACAAGGGTCCAATAGAAATAGAACGTATAATTTGGCTTCATTGATAAATCAATATAATAAATTCGGCTTGCATAGGTAA